Proteins found in one bacterium genomic segment:
- the ppdK gene encoding pyruvate, phosphate dikinase, translated as MSPKKMVYSFGGGSADGDGSMKELLGGKGANLAEMCKIGIPVPAGFTIPTEVCVYFYKHNRAWPQGLDRQVRAALKKVEREMGRKFGDPKDPLLLSVRSGARQSMPGMMETVLNIGLTSKTIPGMIKKTGNPRFVYDAYRRLITMYSDVVMEKSAGVEVKEDCGIRIQLEELLDEAKAKRGCELDTGLTTEDLQELCEKYKKKVKQILKADFPDDPMEQLYGGINAVFASWMGKRAKDYRRLERIPDEWGTAVNVQTMVFGNMGDTSATGVAFTRDPSTGENKFYGEWLVNAQGEDVVAGIRTPSPLSNRDKTPDQKKSGVKSLQQAMPKAFKELVAIRNKLEKHYRDMQDIEFTIEDRKLWMLQCRVGKRNGTAAVRMAVEMFNEKMIKADEALMRVKPSQLDELLHPSIDPKAEKKETPITSGLPAGPGGATGQLVFSPDRAEQMAQKGTKAILARVETSPEDVAGMHAAAGILTARGGMTSHAALVARGWGKCCIVGCGEISIDYSTRVMSVGGKKYKEGEWVTLNGTTGKLYAGQLPLLPADPDKNKHYRELMKLADARRVLKVRTNADTGRDATMARNFGAQGIGLTRTEHMFFEADRIKAIRELIVSKDADQRRKAIMKLLPYQRSDFAGLFKSMKGLPVTIRLLDPPLHEFAPSEPGQIEELAHEMKITAKDLKTRIEQLHELNPMLGHRGCRLGVTYPEITEMQSRAIFEAVAQLKKKRVQVLPEVMIPLVGTLAEFEDQAAIVHAAAADVMAKKKIKFDYMVGTMIELPRAALTAGQIASGAEFFSFGTNDLTQTTFGFSRDDIGTFLPEYLDKKMLPQDPFQSIDQQGVGQLVQMGTQNGRATRRNLKVGVCGEHGGDPASVEFFHRVGLDYVSCSPFRVPIARLAAAQAAIKFSHGELTGQGGAAAPKKARKVAGKKAAKKVVKKAAKKTAKKAGKKAAKKTAKKVVKKVAKAAKKTARKATKKAATKKAARKGRRR; from the coding sequence ATGAGTCCAAAGAAGATGGTGTATTCTTTCGGGGGAGGTAGCGCTGACGGCGATGGCAGCATGAAAGAATTGCTGGGCGGCAAGGGCGCGAATCTCGCCGAAATGTGCAAGATCGGCATCCCCGTCCCCGCCGGCTTCACGATTCCCACTGAAGTCTGCGTCTATTTCTACAAGCACAATCGTGCATGGCCGCAGGGGCTTGATCGCCAGGTCCGCGCAGCCCTGAAGAAGGTTGAGCGCGAAATGGGCCGCAAGTTCGGCGACCCGAAAGACCCGCTGCTCCTCTCGGTTCGCTCCGGCGCTCGCCAGTCGATGCCCGGCATGATGGAAACCGTCCTCAACATCGGCCTGACCAGCAAGACCATCCCGGGCATGATCAAGAAGACCGGCAACCCCCGGTTTGTCTATGACGCTTACCGTCGTCTGATCACGATGTACAGCGACGTCGTCATGGAAAAGTCCGCCGGCGTCGAAGTGAAGGAAGACTGTGGCATTCGCATTCAGCTCGAGGAACTCCTCGATGAAGCCAAGGCAAAGCGCGGCTGCGAACTGGACACTGGCCTGACAACCGAAGATCTGCAGGAGCTTTGCGAGAAGTACAAGAAGAAGGTGAAGCAGATCCTAAAAGCCGACTTCCCGGACGATCCGATGGAGCAGCTTTACGGCGGCATCAACGCCGTGTTCGCTTCCTGGATGGGCAAGCGCGCCAAGGACTATCGTCGCCTCGAGCGAATCCCCGACGAGTGGGGCACCGCCGTCAACGTACAGACCATGGTGTTCGGTAACATGGGCGACACGTCGGCAACCGGCGTTGCTTTCACCCGCGACCCGTCCACTGGCGAGAACAAGTTCTACGGCGAGTGGCTGGTCAATGCGCAGGGCGAAGACGTTGTGGCAGGTATTCGTACGCCGAGCCCGCTTTCCAACCGCGACAAGACCCCGGACCAGAAGAAGAGCGGCGTGAAGAGCCTTCAGCAGGCCATGCCGAAGGCCTTCAAGGAACTGGTGGCCATCCGCAATAAGTTGGAGAAGCACTATCGCGACATGCAGGACATCGAGTTCACGATCGAAGATCGCAAGCTCTGGATGCTGCAGTGCCGCGTCGGCAAGCGCAACGGCACCGCCGCCGTTCGCATGGCCGTTGAGATGTTCAATGAGAAGATGATCAAGGCCGACGAGGCCCTGATGCGCGTCAAGCCCTCGCAGCTCGACGAACTGCTGCACCCGTCCATCGATCCGAAGGCCGAGAAGAAAGAAACCCCAATCACCAGTGGTCTTCCCGCCGGTCCCGGTGGAGCCACCGGCCAGTTGGTCTTCTCCCCGGATCGCGCCGAGCAGATGGCCCAGAAGGGCACGAAGGCCATCCTGGCCCGCGTCGAAACGAGCCCGGAAGACGTCGCCGGCATGCACGCAGCGGCAGGCATTCTGACCGCTCGCGGCGGCATGACCAGCCACGCTGCTCTCGTTGCCCGCGGCTGGGGCAAGTGCTGCATCGTTGGCTGCGGCGAGATCTCCATCGACTACAGCACCCGCGTGATGAGCGTCGGTGGCAAGAAGTACAAAGAAGGCGAGTGGGTGACGTTGAACGGTACGACCGGCAAGCTGTACGCCGGCCAGCTTCCGCTCCTCCCCGCCGATCCCGACAAGAACAAGCACTATCGTGAACTGATGAAGCTGGCGGACGCCCGCCGCGTTCTCAAGGTCCGCACCAACGCCGATACCGGCCGCGATGCGACCATGGCGCGCAACTTCGGCGCCCAGGGCATCGGCCTCACGCGCACCGAGCACATGTTCTTCGAAGCGGACCGCATCAAGGCCATCCGCGAGCTGATCGTCTCCAAGGATGCCGACCAGCGCCGCAAGGCCATTATGAAGCTGCTGCCCTATCAGCGCAGCGACTTCGCCGGCCTCTTCAAGTCCATGAAGGGACTGCCTGTTACCATCCGTCTGCTGGATCCGCCGCTGCACGAGTTCGCCCCGAGCGAGCCCGGACAGATTGAAGAGCTGGCCCACGAGATGAAGATTACCGCGAAGGATCTGAAGACCCGCATCGAGCAGCTTCACGAGCTCAACCCGATGCTGGGACATCGCGGCTGCCGCCTCGGCGTCACCTATCCGGAGATCACCGAGATGCAGAGCCGCGCGATCTTCGAGGCTGTCGCTCAGTTGAAGAAGAAACGCGTTCAGGTGCTGCCGGAAGTCATGATCCCGCTCGTCGGCACCTTGGCCGAGTTCGAGGACCAGGCCGCGATCGTTCACGCCGCTGCCGCGGACGTGATGGCTAAGAAGAAGATCAAGTTCGACTACATGGTCGGCACGATGATCGAGCTGCCGCGCGCTGCTCTGACCGCCGGACAGATCGCCTCCGGCGCCGAGTTCTTCTCCTTCGGCACCAACGACCTGACCCAGACGACGTTCGGCTTCTCTCGCGACGACATCGGCACGTTCCTGCCCGAGTATCTCGACAAGAAGATGCTGCCTCAGGACCCGTTCCAGTCGATCGACCAGCAGGGCGTTGGCCAGTTGGTGCAGATGGGAACTCAGAACGGCCGCGCAACCCGCCGAAACCTGAAGGTTGGTGTCTGCGGCGAGCACGGTGGCGATCCCGCCTCCGTCGAGTTCTTCCACCGCGTAGGCCTTGATTACGTCAGTTGCTCGCCGTTCCGCGTGCCCATCGCACGCCTGGCGGCTGCGCAGGCGGCAATCAAGTTCTCGCACGGCGAACTGACCGGCCAGGGCGGCGCTGCCGCTCCTAAGAAGGCCCGCAAGGTCGCCGGAAAGAAAGCCGCCAAGAAGGTCGTGAAGAAAGCGGCGAAGAAGACGGCTAAGAAAGCCGGCAAGAAGGCCGCGAAGAAGACGGCCAAGAAGGTCGTGAAGAAGGTGGCCAAGGCTGCCAAGAAGACGGCCCGGAAAGCCACAAAGAAGGCGGCCACGAAGAAGGCGGCCCGTAAGGGACGTAGGCGCTAA
- a CDS encoding HAD-IIIA family hydrolase — protein sequence MTTENKYRALALIDRDGCLIEEKNYLADPEQVVLLPRAARAIELLQEQGVACVLCSNQSGVGRGYFDEDTMRAVHDRVVKELEAQGVSLDGAFYCPAHPEAKHEQYLTGLERRKPQPSMAIEARRELGLNDVPVFSIGDKVSDIEFGRAAGGTGILVRTGYGEKSEEELRQRQDDILVAPDVYDAARILLAELLKREANDETLSRKLRSLGQLRDMAAEAQVAGKKVVLANGCFDLLHGGHVSFIENSKAAGDILVLAVNSNTSINRLKGAGRPILPEHLRLQVLSGLESVDYLTIFYTNSADEVLEDLRPDVHSKGTDYRHDNVPELKTSRRLGIQTVIAGAPKENSTRDIIEVVVERAHAGTL from the coding sequence GTGACCACAGAGAATAAGTACCGCGCCCTTGCACTGATCGATCGCGATGGTTGCCTGATCGAGGAGAAGAACTACCTCGCCGACCCGGAGCAGGTTGTCCTGCTGCCGCGTGCCGCGCGTGCCATCGAGCTGCTGCAGGAGCAAGGCGTGGCCTGCGTGCTGTGCTCGAACCAGTCCGGCGTCGGCCGCGGTTACTTCGATGAGGACACGATGCGTGCGGTTCACGACCGCGTGGTCAAAGAGCTTGAGGCCCAGGGCGTTTCGCTCGACGGCGCTTTTTACTGCCCGGCCCATCCAGAGGCGAAGCACGAACAATACCTGACGGGTCTGGAACGCCGCAAGCCACAGCCAAGCATGGCGATCGAAGCCCGACGCGAGCTGGGTCTCAACGATGTTCCGGTCTTTTCGATCGGCGACAAGGTGTCCGATATCGAGTTCGGACGCGCGGCGGGGGGCACGGGAATCCTGGTGCGAACGGGGTATGGTGAGAAGAGCGAGGAGGAACTCCGCCAGCGCCAGGATGACATACTCGTTGCGCCGGATGTGTACGATGCGGCGCGGATTCTGCTCGCCGAGCTCCTGAAGCGCGAAGCGAACGATGAGACGCTCTCGCGCAAGCTCCGGTCCCTCGGCCAGTTGCGTGATATGGCCGCCGAAGCACAGGTCGCCGGCAAGAAAGTTGTCCTTGCAAACGGCTGTTTCGACCTTCTGCACGGCGGGCATGTCAGCTTCATCGAGAACTCCAAAGCTGCGGGCGATATCCTGGTACTGGCCGTGAATTCGAATACAAGCATCAATCGCTTGAAGGGCGCAGGACGACCGATTCTGCCGGAACACCTTCGCCTCCAGGTCCTTTCAGGGCTCGAGTCGGTCGATTACCTGACGATCTTCTATACGAATTCGGCGGACGAGGTTCTGGAGGATCTGCGGCCCGATGTGCATTCGAAGGGCACTGATTATCGTCACGATAACGTCCCCGAGTTGAAGACGTCTCGACGGCTGGGAATCCAGACCGTAATTGCCGGAGCGCCAAAGGAAAACAGCACCCGCGACATTATCGAGGTCGTCGTTGAGCGAGCGCACGCGGGTACTCTCTGA
- a CDS encoding nucleotidyltransferase family protein has product MTPPVAAIVLAAGHSKRMGRPKPFLPYQGTTFIAAILGKLRDAGFSSLIVVANPAHSEQFDANPLSDVRLVYNPNVDAGMLSSLQQGVRQVDSSASHAVFCLVDMPEIQAETLRSVFLACRENPKHLIVATFDGRWAHPVGIPRELFDALLSYNGPNGPRGFIETHLSRVVEVDQTDPATRVDVDTPAEFEALRRRENDFAQ; this is encoded by the coding sequence ATGACACCACCGGTGGCAGCCATTGTCCTGGCGGCCGGCCATTCCAAGCGCATGGGCCGGCCGAAGCCATTCCTCCCCTACCAGGGAACGACGTTCATCGCTGCTATCCTCGGGAAGCTCCGTGATGCGGGCTTCTCTTCGCTGATCGTCGTCGCGAATCCAGCCCATTCCGAGCAGTTTGATGCGAATCCACTCTCGGATGTCCGGCTCGTCTACAATCCAAACGTGGATGCCGGAATGCTGAGTTCGCTCCAGCAGGGAGTACGCCAGGTGGATTCGAGTGCGAGCCATGCAGTGTTCTGCCTCGTCGATATGCCCGAGATTCAGGCCGAAACGCTTCGGTCGGTATTCCTGGCGTGCCGAGAGAACCCCAAACATCTGATTGTGGCGACATTCGATGGGCGATGGGCGCATCCGGTGGGAATTCCAAGGGAGTTATTCGACGCGCTTCTCTCCTACAATGGTCCGAACGGTCCTCGGGGGTTTATCGAAACCCACCTGAGCCGCGTCGTGGAGGTGGATCAGACCGATCCCGCTACTCGTGTCGATGTGGATACGCCCGCAGAGTTCGAGGCCCTGCGCCGCCGAGAGAACGATTTTGCCCAATAG
- the hpt gene encoding hypoxanthine phosphoribosyltransferase, whose translation MPSKDNPLLNHMTEILYSQADIERRVRELGLQITDDYKDRQLVLVGILRGALVFLSDLSRAIPLPHSWDMCGASSYAGGTSSQGYVQITKDVELDLRDKDVIVVEDIYDSGRTLRAICDLLRVHQPATIEVCAFLYKRKVKRANEISVKYRGFEIDDQFVVGYGLDYNEYYRNLSCIGVLDPKIYSE comes from the coding sequence ATGCCGAGTAAGGACAATCCCCTTCTGAATCACATGACGGAAATCCTCTACTCGCAGGCGGATATCGAGCGCCGCGTGCGGGAACTGGGTCTGCAGATCACCGATGACTATAAGGACCGCCAGTTAGTGCTGGTCGGGATTCTTCGCGGTGCGTTGGTATTCTTGTCGGATCTCTCGCGGGCCATCCCCCTCCCCCACTCGTGGGACATGTGCGGCGCATCATCCTATGCGGGCGGAACATCATCGCAGGGCTACGTTCAAATCACGAAGGACGTCGAACTCGACCTGCGAGACAAGGACGTGATCGTCGTCGAGGATATTTACGACTCCGGCCGGACGCTGCGTGCGATTTGCGATCTCCTTCGCGTTCACCAGCCTGCGACGATCGAAGTCTGCGCGTTCCTTTATAAGAGGAAGGTGAAGCGTGCGAACGAGATCTCGGTGAAGTATCGCGGCTTCGAGATCGACGATCAGTTCGTCGTCGGCTATGGGCTCGATTACAACGAATACTATCGCAATCTGTCGTGCATCGGCGTACTGGATCCGAAGATTTACTCGGAGTAA
- the pyk gene encoding pyruvate kinase, translating to MPKTPPMQKSRTKVVVTVGPACAKFSQLRALADAGASVYRLNFSHGDYESHSAAIANIRKVSERIGRPLAILADLSGPKLRIGEVPGGEVPLTPGDVITLTSSTPGSRNRTYRVNIKDFEKYVQAGQTVLLDDGMVKLKILETGDEDVTCEVQNKCVLRSRKGINLPHTSLPIPALTPKDRRDLEFALKEGVDLVALSFVRSPKDIELAKRAMRRIGREVPLIAKIEKGEALAALDEILELADGAMVARGDLGVEIPIHEVPSAQVRIIRQCNYLCKPVITATQMLNSMVTNPVPTRAEVTDIYNAILDGTDAVMLSNETAMGDYPIDAVRVMHNVSKEAERDLECCREMLWKTAPGETPLVAEAVSEAAVDMAHALELDAIICPTQSGATAMRVARFRPKCRILAFSTEPSTVGRLCLSWGVQTREMRQLWGTEEESSETDAIITAALRTARDYKLLKKGMRVVVLAGMPLRTPGKTNFLRVLEIE from the coding sequence ATGCCCAAAACTCCCCCGATGCAAAAGTCCCGGACGAAGGTCGTCGTCACCGTCGGTCCCGCGTGCGCGAAGTTCTCCCAACTACGCGCGCTGGCCGACGCAGGCGCGAGCGTCTATCGCCTGAACTTCTCCCACGGCGATTACGAATCTCACTCGGCGGCGATTGCGAATATCCGGAAGGTTTCGGAGAGGATTGGGCGCCCGCTGGCCATTCTGGCAGACCTCAGCGGGCCAAAATTGCGCATCGGAGAAGTCCCAGGCGGCGAGGTCCCGCTCACTCCTGGCGACGTGATTACGCTGACTTCGAGCACCCCCGGCAGCCGCAATCGGACCTACCGGGTGAACATCAAGGACTTTGAGAAGTACGTCCAGGCGGGCCAGACGGTCCTGCTGGACGATGGCATGGTGAAACTGAAAATCCTCGAAACAGGCGACGAGGACGTCACATGCGAGGTACAAAACAAGTGCGTTCTCCGCTCGCGCAAGGGCATCAATCTGCCGCACACAAGTCTGCCAATACCGGCGCTGACACCGAAGGATCGCCGCGATCTGGAGTTTGCGCTGAAGGAAGGCGTTGACCTGGTTGCGCTGAGTTTCGTCCGCAGCCCCAAGGACATTGAGTTGGCCAAGCGCGCCATGCGACGGATCGGCCGCGAGGTCCCCTTGATCGCAAAGATCGAAAAAGGCGAGGCCCTGGCGGCTCTGGACGAGATTCTGGAACTCGCCGACGGCGCCATGGTCGCCCGCGGCGATCTCGGCGTCGAAATCCCCATTCACGAGGTTCCTTCTGCCCAGGTGCGCATCATTCGCCAATGCAATTACCTCTGCAAACCGGTCATTACGGCGACGCAGATGCTGAACAGCATGGTGACCAATCCGGTCCCGACACGTGCCGAGGTAACCGACATTTACAACGCGATTCTGGACGGCACAGACGCTGTCATGCTCTCAAACGAAACGGCGATGGGAGACTATCCGATCGATGCAGTCCGCGTGATGCACAATGTCTCCAAGGAGGCCGAACGCGATCTGGAGTGCTGCCGCGAGATGCTGTGGAAGACGGCGCCGGGTGAGACTCCACTTGTCGCCGAGGCGGTGAGCGAAGCAGCCGTCGATATGGCGCATGCCCTGGAGCTGGATGCGATCATCTGCCCGACCCAGTCCGGGGCGACGGCCATGCGCGTCGCGCGATTCCGTCCGAAGTGCCGCATCCTGGCGTTCAGCACCGAGCCCTCGACGGTCGGGCGCCTTTGCCTGAGTTGGGGCGTGCAGACGCGTGAAATGCGTCAGTTGTGGGGGACGGAAGAGGAATCGAGCGAGACGGACGCGATTATTACGGCCGCCCTCCGGACGGCGCGTGACTACAAGTTGCTCAAAAAGGGCATGCGGGTCGTCGTACTGGCGGGGATGCCCCTCCGCACGCCTGGAAAGACCAACTTCCTGCGAGTTCTCGAGATCGAATGA